A section of the Arcobacter roscoffensis genome encodes:
- a CDS encoding cupin domain-containing protein, protein MEKHSILNDIDLNSKEEIFSDLLKNKNVRIERIVSTGQTSPKDFWYDQDENEFVLLLEGEAILEFKEEDKVKEVKLNKNDYIDIKAHVKHRVKYTDTNNPTIWLAVFY, encoded by the coding sequence ATGGAAAAACACTCGATTTTAAACGATATTGATTTAAATAGCAAAGAAGAAATCTTTAGTGATTTACTAAAGAATAAAAATGTAAGAATTGAACGAATTGTTTCTACTGGTCAAACAAGCCCAAAAGATTTTTGGTATGACCAAGATGAAAATGAGTTTGTTTTACTACTTGAGGGTGAAGCTATTTTAGAATTTAAAGAAGAAGATAAAGTAAAAGAAGTAAAATTAAATAAAAATGACTATATAGATATAAAAGCTCATGTGAAGCATAGAGTAAAATATACAGACACTAATAATCCAACTATTTGGTTAGCAGTATTTTACTAA